The Flaviramulus sp. BrNp1-15 genome has a window encoding:
- a CDS encoding gluconate 2-dehydrogenase subunit 3 family protein has product MKRREALRNMGLATGFFVATPSIVSLLQSCTSDVKTWTPDFLTTEQGVVLNNLVDIILPKTEDLPSASEINVPQFIDNYINKVMLNKEQEKVKSGFNKIISILKPNTGDNINKVTQEDYMALLDNHMLVKGEVDEERQSNPESEDPTSSEFLNSLKWMTINTYITREHIGENVLVYDPVPSQYYCGDLQELTGGKSYSL; this is encoded by the coding sequence ATGAAAAGAAGAGAAGCTTTAAGAAATATGGGGTTAGCTACAGGTTTTTTTGTTGCAACACCATCTATTGTTAGTTTATTGCAAAGTTGTACAAGCGACGTTAAAACCTGGACACCAGACTTTTTAACAACAGAACAAGGCGTTGTTTTAAATAATTTAGTTGATATTATTTTACCAAAAACAGAAGACTTACCATCGGCGTCCGAAATTAATGTTCCTCAATTTATTGATAATTATATCAATAAAGTTATGCTAAATAAAGAACAGGAAAAAGTAAAATCTGGTTTTAATAAAATCATTTCTATACTAAAACCAAATACAGGAGACAACATCAATAAAGTCACTCAAGAAGATTATATGGCATTACTTGATAACCATATGCTTGTTAAAGGTGAAGTTGATGAAGAAAGACAATCTAATCCAGAATCAGAAGACCCAACATCATCAGAATTTTTAAATAGTTTAAAATGGATGACTATTAACACCTATATTACAAGAGAGCATATTGGAGAAAATGTATTGGTATACGACCCTGTTCCGTCTCAATATTATTGTGGTGATTTACAAGAATTAACTGGCGGAAAATCTTATTCTTTATAA
- a CDS encoding DUF1080 domain-containing protein, whose translation MKYNSTIITIVVLALCFSCKEKPKETTEKDIVTTETTENWKSLFNGKNLDGWLVKINGYELNNNYNNTFRAEDGVLKVSYDDYENFTDEFGHIFYKTPFSNYKFRLQYRFVGNQVKGGEDWAKKNSGIMLHCQSPESMLVKQGFPLSLEAQLLGGVNKDEPRSTGNLCTPATHVVINGELNTEHCISANSETYYGEEWITAEVVVNNDSITHFINGKPVISYSNPTIGGEFLDTTAKEIQAKDGQPLTSGYISLQSESHPIEFKNIEILEL comes from the coding sequence ATGAAATATAATTCAACAATAATAACCATAGTTGTTTTAGCTTTATGTTTTAGCTGTAAAGAAAAACCTAAAGAAACCACCGAGAAAGATATAGTTACTACTGAAACCACTGAAAATTGGAAATCATTATTTAATGGAAAAAATTTAGATGGCTGGTTGGTAAAAATTAATGGTTACGAGTTGAATAATAATTACAACAATACCTTTAGAGCTGAAGATGGTGTTTTAAAAGTATCCTATGATGACTATGAAAATTTCACTGATGAATTTGGTCATATCTTTTATAAAACACCTTTTTCAAATTATAAATTTAGACTACAATACAGGTTTGTAGGTAATCAAGTTAAAGGCGGAGAAGATTGGGCTAAAAAAAATAGTGGCATTATGTTGCATTGTCAATCTCCAGAAAGCATGCTTGTAAAACAAGGGTTTCCTTTATCTTTAGAAGCTCAACTTTTAGGAGGCGTTAATAAAGACGAACCTAGATCTACAGGAAATTTATGTACACCTGCAACCCATGTTGTAATTAATGGTGAATTAAATACAGAGCACTGCATAAGCGCTAATAGCGAAACTTATTACGGAGAAGAATGGATAACTGCAGAAGTTGTAGTTAATAACGATTCTATAACTCATTTCATTAATGGAAAACCTGTTATTTCTTATTCAAATCCCACAATAGGTGGCGAATTTTTAGATACCACAGCAAAAGAAATTCAAGCTAAAGACGGACAGCCATTAACGAGTGGTTATATATCACTACAAAGTGAGAGCCACCCTATAGAGTTTAAAAATATTGAAATTCTGGAATTATAA
- a CDS encoding Gfo/Idh/MocA family protein yields the protein MNKNSSTSRRSFIKKTALTTLGISIIPRHVMGKGFIAPSDKLNIAVVGAGGKGYSDMVNVWNNGASNIAAICDVDWNRAADAFKKFPKAKQFKDYRKLLDNMNDIDAVTVSTPDHTHAVITLAAMQLNKDVYVQKPLTHNIYEARVLTEAANKYKIVTQMGNQGASGKGVQTMIDWFDSGIIGNVNQVDVWTNRPVWPQGIKTPTDKPALLDNLDWDSWVGPAEWVDYHPLYHPFKWRGWWNFGTGALGDMGCHLMDPPYRVLGLGYPTEVESSVGAIFTQDWTPDYYPESCPPSSRTQLKFEASEKNPSQVKLNWTDGGLRPFHPELIPADHPIGDENSANGVIMIGEKGIMTCGTYGRNPKVYLNSGEIILSENDNSEESNLPENGHHAKWVEACKAGFGSEEHKSLTSSFDFAGPLTESILMGNLAIRSYNLREKAGERFEYPGRKKLLWDGTNMKITNFEPANQFVKREYREGWKLD from the coding sequence ATGAATAAAAACTCATCTACCAGCAGGCGTTCATTTATTAAAAAAACAGCCTTAACTACTTTAGGAATTTCAATTATCCCAAGACATGTTATGGGTAAAGGTTTTATCGCACCAAGTGATAAATTAAACATTGCAGTTGTTGGAGCCGGTGGAAAAGGATATTCAGATATGGTTAATGTTTGGAATAATGGAGCATCGAATATTGCTGCTATTTGTGATGTAGATTGGAATAGAGCAGCAGATGCTTTTAAAAAATTTCCTAAAGCAAAACAATTTAAAGATTACAGAAAGTTATTAGATAACATGAACGATATTGATGCAGTTACTGTATCAACACCAGATCATACACATGCTGTTATTACACTAGCAGCAATGCAATTGAATAAAGATGTTTATGTACAAAAACCTTTAACTCATAATATCTATGAGGCTAGAGTACTTACTGAAGCGGCTAACAAATACAAAATAGTAACCCAAATGGGAAACCAAGGCGCCTCAGGAAAAGGTGTACAAACAATGATAGATTGGTTTGACTCTGGAATAATTGGAAATGTAAACCAAGTAGATGTTTGGACTAACAGACCTGTATGGCCACAAGGCATAAAAACACCTACTGATAAACCAGCATTACTTGATAATTTAGATTGGGATAGTTGGGTAGGACCTGCGGAATGGGTTGATTATCATCCTTTATATCACCCATTTAAATGGAGAGGCTGGTGGAATTTTGGAACTGGAGCCTTAGGTGATATGGGTTGCCATTTAATGGATCCGCCATATAGAGTTTTAGGTTTAGGATATCCTACTGAAGTAGAAAGTAGTGTAGGAGCCATCTTCACTCAAGATTGGACGCCTGATTATTATCCTGAATCTTGCCCGCCTTCATCTAGAACTCAATTAAAATTTGAAGCTTCAGAAAAAAATCCTTCACAAGTAAAACTTAACTGGACAGATGGTGGTTTACGACCATTCCATCCAGAACTTATTCCTGCAGACCACCCTATAGGTGATGAGAATAGTGCGAATGGCGTTATTATGATTGGTGAAAAGGGCATAATGACTTGTGGAACCTATGGCAGAAATCCTAAAGTATATCTTAACTCTGGTGAAATTATTTTATCTGAAAATGACAATTCTGAAGAAAGCAATTTACCTGAAAACGGACATCATGCAAAATGGGTTGAAGCTTGCAAAGCAGGATTTGGAAGTGAAGAACACAAATCACTTACATCTTCATTTGATTTTGCTGGCCCTCTAACAGAATCTATTTTAATGGGTAATCTCGCTATTAGAAGTTACAATTTAAGAGAGAAAGCAGGTGAACGATTTGAATATCCTGGACGTAAAAAACTACTTTGGGACGGAACAAATATGAAAATAACAAATTTTGAACCAGCTAATCAATTTGTTAAACGCGAATACAGAGAAGGCTGGAAATTAGACTAA
- the azu gene encoding azurin: MKIIRIQLLSILLASLMFNCGGKEEKKKEGFSYEKTSSSESSSSKDVDENVTNVVITANDVMKFNTNEIKVKAGKKVKLTLRHVGKLDINIMGHNVVILKKGVDISQFSAKAATERDNKYIPKDSQDIIAYTDLIGGGQVTSIEFDAPEAGTYDFLCSFPGHSGMMRGKFIVE, from the coding sequence ATGAAAATTATAAGAATTCAATTATTGTCTATTTTACTAGCTTCATTAATGTTTAACTGTGGAGGAAAAGAAGAAAAGAAAAAAGAAGGTTTCTCTTATGAAAAAACAAGTTCTTCAGAATCTTCAAGTTCTAAAGATGTTGATGAGAATGTCACTAATGTTGTAATAACAGCTAACGATGTTATGAAATTTAACACTAATGAAATTAAAGTTAAGGCAGGTAAAAAAGTAAAACTTACTTTAAGACATGTTGGAAAGCTCGATATTAATATTATGGGTCATAATGTAGTTATTCTTAAAAAAGGAGTTGATATTTCTCAGTTTTCAGCTAAAGCAGCAACGGAAAGAGATAATAAATATATACCAAAAGATTCTCAAGATATTATTGCGTATACAGATTTAATTGGTGGTGGTCAAGTTACTTCAATTGAGTTTGATGCACCAGAAGCTGGAACATATGATTTTTTATGTAGTTTTCCTGGGCATTCTGGTATGATGCGAGGTAAATTTATTGTTGAGTAA
- a CDS encoding NADP-dependent glyceraldehyde-3-phosphate dehydrogenase, with translation MNSTITEIPKQYKITSLLHQKSYLVSGELKTWNGDTSEVYSTISSTDDYKPTLLGTVPDLGETEAMDALNSALSAYGKGQGLWPTMKVVDRIACMEKFVEQMKTKREEVVKLLMWEIGKNLPDSEKEFDRTVDYIYDTIEDYKQIDRDSAKFEKHDGVYAHIRRGPLGTVLCLGPYNYPLNETFTLLIPALIMGNTVVFKPAKLGVLLISPLLEAFQSSFPKGVVNVIYGRGRVLATPIMKSGKVDVLALIGNSKSANALQSVHPKGNRLRMVLGLEAKNPAIVLPDADLDLAVNECIAGTLSFNGQRCTALKVLYVHESIVDEFNKRFSAKVDALKFGNPWEEGVKLTPLPEVDKPAYIQELIDDAKEKGATILNEKGGETTENFIFPAVLYPVNKNMRVYKEEQFGPVVPVISFKNIEEPLDDLAESNYGQQVSLFGKDVNTLAPLIDTLVNLVCRVNLNSSCQRGPDVYPFTGRKDSAFSTLSVHDALRSFSIRTFVASKDNAYNKSILYELLDKKASNFISTDYIL, from the coding sequence ATGAATTCTACAATAACAGAAATCCCAAAGCAATATAAAATTACTTCACTTTTACATCAAAAAAGCTATTTAGTTTCAGGTGAATTAAAAACTTGGAACGGAGATACAAGTGAAGTGTACTCAACAATTTCTTCAACCGATGATTACAAACCAACATTATTAGGAACAGTTCCTGATTTAGGTGAAACAGAAGCAATGGATGCTCTAAACTCTGCTTTAAGCGCTTATGGTAAAGGTCAAGGCTTATGGCCTACAATGAAAGTTGTAGATAGAATAGCTTGTATGGAAAAGTTTGTTGAGCAAATGAAAACCAAGAGAGAAGAAGTTGTAAAACTTTTAATGTGGGAAATAGGTAAAAATCTTCCAGATTCTGAAAAGGAATTCGATAGAACGGTTGATTACATTTACGATACTATTGAAGATTATAAACAAATAGATAGAGATTCTGCAAAGTTTGAGAAACATGATGGTGTTTACGCACATATTCGAAGAGGTCCTCTAGGAACCGTACTGTGTTTAGGGCCATACAATTACCCCCTGAATGAAACTTTTACGCTCTTAATTCCTGCATTAATCATGGGGAATACAGTGGTTTTTAAACCTGCAAAACTAGGTGTGTTACTTATTTCACCTTTACTAGAAGCTTTTCAAAGCAGTTTTCCTAAAGGTGTGGTAAATGTTATTTATGGTCGTGGTCGTGTTTTAGCTACACCAATAATGAAATCGGGTAAAGTTGATGTATTAGCATTAATTGGTAATAGTAAATCTGCAAATGCGTTACAATCGGTTCATCCAAAAGGAAATAGATTGCGTATGGTTTTAGGGTTAGAAGCTAAAAATCCAGCCATTGTTTTACCAGATGCCGATTTAGACTTGGCTGTAAACGAATGTATAGCTGGAACATTGTCTTTTAATGGGCAACGTTGTACGGCGCTAAAAGTATTATATGTTCATGAATCTATTGTAGATGAGTTTAATAAACGTTTTTCTGCTAAAGTAGATGCGCTTAAATTTGGTAACCCATGGGAAGAAGGTGTAAAATTAACTCCGCTTCCAGAAGTAGATAAACCGGCTTATATTCAAGAATTAATTGATGATGCTAAAGAAAAGGGAGCAACTATATTAAATGAAAAAGGTGGGGAAACTACCGAGAATTTTATTTTTCCAGCGGTTTTATATCCTGTAAATAAAAATATGCGAGTTTATAAAGAAGAACAATTTGGTCCTGTTGTGCCAGTTATATCTTTTAAAAATATTGAAGAGCCCTTAGATGATTTGGCAGAATCAAATTACGGACAACAAGTAAGTTTATTTGGAAAAGATGTAAACACATTGGCGCCATTAATTGATACTTTAGTAAATTTGGTGTGTAGAGTAAACCTAAATAGTTCTTGTCAAAGAGGTCCAGATGTTTACCCTTTTACAGGAAGAAAAGATTCTGCATTTAGTACTTTAAGTGTTCATGATGCTTTACGTTCGTTTTCAATACGTACTTTTGTAGCTTCAAAAGATAATGCTTATAATAAGTCTATATTGTATGAACTTTTAGATAAAAAAGCATCTAACTTTATAAGTACAGATTATATATTATAA
- a CDS encoding DUF1080 domain-containing protein yields MKQLSARLFFIIILLLINLTIFQVNAQTKQNEWSSIFNGKDLKGWKQLNGNAQYKVENGEIIGISETNTPNSFLCSETKYDNFILEFDVLLDPTLNSGVQFRSNSLKDYNNGRVHGYQFELDPSDRAFSGGIYDEARRGWMYPLSINQKARKAFKNGVWNRCRIEAIGNHIRTWINGIQCANLIDSETATGFIALQVHSIGSKNEDAGKEIRWKNIRIKTNNLDEELWPSDPEVREISYLKNSLTKNEINKGWRLLWDGKTNKGWKGAKIDQFPNSGWEIKDGELTILATDGGESTGPGDIITINTFSSFELELEFKITEGANSGIKYFVDSELNKGPGSAIGCEFQILDDENHPDAKAGVNGNRTVGSLYDLIAAENLSVHGRSKQFKGINSWNKARIVVKGSKVEHWLNNEKVIEYNRHSQMFIALVAYSKYKKWSDFGQWASGHILLQDHGNTVHYRSIKIREFN; encoded by the coding sequence ATGAAACAACTATCAGCAAGACTGTTTTTTATCATTATTTTACTATTAATAAACCTAACAATTTTTCAAGTAAATGCGCAAACAAAACAAAACGAATGGAGTTCAATTTTTAATGGTAAAGATTTAAAAGGTTGGAAGCAATTAAATGGAAATGCTCAATACAAAGTAGAAAATGGTGAAATTATTGGAATTTCAGAAACTAACACACCAAATAGTTTTTTATGCTCTGAAACAAAATATGACAATTTTATTTTAGAATTTGATGTTTTATTAGACCCAACTCTTAACTCGGGTGTTCAGTTTCGATCAAATAGTCTTAAAGATTACAATAATGGTAGAGTTCATGGATATCAATTTGAGTTAGATCCTAGTGACCGTGCTTTTAGCGGAGGTATTTATGATGAAGCTAGACGAGGTTGGATGTACCCTTTATCTATAAACCAAAAAGCACGTAAAGCTTTTAAAAACGGCGTTTGGAATAGATGCAGAATAGAAGCAATTGGAAACCACATTAGAACTTGGATTAATGGAATACAGTGTGCAAATTTAATTGATAGTGAAACTGCTACAGGGTTTATTGCTTTACAAGTACACAGTATTGGCTCTAAAAATGAAGACGCTGGTAAAGAAATTAGATGGAAAAATATTAGAATTAAAACCAATAACTTAGATGAAGAACTTTGGCCTTCAGATCCAGAAGTAAGAGAAATTAGTTATCTAAAAAACTCATTAACTAAAAACGAAATAAATAAAGGTTGGCGTTTACTTTGGGATGGCAAAACTAATAAAGGATGGAAAGGTGCAAAAATAGACCAATTTCCAAATTCTGGATGGGAAATAAAAGATGGAGAATTAACAATTTTAGCAACTGACGGAGGAGAATCTACTGGTCCTGGAGACATTATTACTATAAATACTTTCAGCAGTTTTGAGTTAGAATTAGAGTTTAAAATTACAGAAGGTGCTAATAGTGGCATTAAATACTTTGTTGATTCTGAATTAAACAAAGGCCCAGGCTCTGCTATTGGTTGTGAGTTTCAAATCTTAGACGATGAAAATCATCCAGACGCTAAAGCTGGCGTTAACGGCAACAGAACCGTAGGATCTTTATATGATTTAATAGCGGCAGAAAATCTTTCAGTACATGGAAGAAGCAAACAATTTAAAGGTATTAATAGTTGGAATAAAGCAAGAATAGTTGTTAAAGGGTCTAAAGTTGAACATTGGTTAAATAATGAAAAAGTAATAGAATACAATAGGCATTCACAAATGTTTATAGCACTCGTAGCATACAGTAAATACAAAAAATGGTCTGACTTTGGTCAATGGGCTAGCGGCCATATTTTACTTCAAGACCATGGAAATACCGTTCATTACAGAAGTATAAAAATTAGAGAATTTAATTAA
- a CDS encoding Gfo/Idh/MocA family protein, which produces MSSNRRDFIKKATAGAVGVTLTGGLTSASAISYSRIIGSNDRIQVAIQGLGRRWGAYIEAISDKTNNVELVYLCDVMKSQREKAAKTISKSINYKPKLENDIRVILDDKKIDAIFMATPDHWHAPGACMAMQANKHVYLEKPCSHNPREGELLIAYQKKYGKLIQMGNQQRSSIESASIIKDIHDGVIGDAYKAIAFYTNSRGEVPIPKKANPPEGLDWDLFQGPSPRKDYMHDTWDYNWHWYGWDFGTAETGNNATHELDIARWALGVDYPEHVDVYSGKFQYKNDGWEMYDTMEATFKFSNNKIIQWDGQSRNGYDKYGAGRGTIIYGSKGSVFIDREGYKLFDLKGNLIRDKKGGSEDGLALGGGGNLSTRHSVNFFQAIKEKEPLTSPIEQGVVSQMLTHYANISSRIGKSFEVDDQTGTIYDRDAMKLWSRTYEPGWEIKPV; this is translated from the coding sequence ATGAGTTCAAATAGAAGAGATTTTATAAAAAAAGCAACAGCCGGTGCCGTTGGTGTAACATTAACTGGAGGTTTAACAAGTGCTTCTGCGATAAGTTATTCAAGAATTATTGGATCTAATGATAGAATTCAAGTTGCTATTCAAGGATTAGGCAGACGATGGGGTGCTTACATAGAAGCTATCTCAGATAAAACTAACAATGTGGAACTCGTGTATTTATGCGATGTTATGAAAAGTCAGCGCGAAAAAGCAGCTAAGACCATCTCTAAGTCAATTAATTACAAGCCAAAATTAGAAAATGATATTAGAGTTATTTTAGATGACAAAAAAATAGATGCCATATTTATGGCTACACCAGACCATTGGCATGCTCCAGGAGCATGTATGGCTATGCAAGCTAACAAACATGTATATTTAGAAAAACCATGTAGCCATAATCCAAGAGAAGGAGAATTACTAATTGCATATCAAAAAAAATATGGTAAGCTTATACAAATGGGGAACCAACAACGATCATCAATAGAATCAGCATCTATTATTAAGGATATCCATGATGGTGTTATTGGAGATGCATATAAAGCAATTGCATTTTACACAAATTCTAGAGGTGAAGTTCCAATTCCTAAAAAAGCAAATCCTCCTGAAGGTTTGGACTGGGACCTTTTTCAAGGTCCATCGCCCCGAAAAGATTATATGCATGATACTTGGGATTATAATTGGCACTGGTACGGATGGGATTTTGGAACTGCAGAAACAGGAAATAATGCTACACACGAATTAGACATAGCACGTTGGGCACTGGGTGTAGATTATCCAGAACATGTAGATGTGTATTCAGGAAAATTTCAATATAAGAATGACGGCTGGGAAATGTATGACACTATGGAAGCTACATTTAAATTTTCTAATAATAAAATTATTCAGTGGGATGGCCAAAGTAGAAATGGATACGATAAATATGGAGCTGGTAGAGGCACTATAATTTATGGATCTAAAGGATCGGTTTTTATAGACAGAGAAGGCTATAAATTATTTGATTTAAAAGGTAATTTAATTAGAGACAAAAAAGGCGGTAGTGAAGATGGCTTAGCTCTAGGCGGTGGAGGAAATCTTTCAACAAGGCATTCAGTAAACTTTTTTCAAGCAATTAAAGAAAAAGAGCCTTTAACCTCTCCTATTGAACAAGGCGTTGTTAGCCAAATGCTAACGCACTATGCAAATATTTCATCTAGAATAGGAAAATCGTTTGAAGTAGACGATCAAACAGGAACAATATACGATCGTGATGCTATGAAATTATGGTCCAGAACTTATGAACCAGGTTGGGAGATTAAACCCGTTTAA
- a CDS encoding Gfo/Idh/MocA family protein, with amino-acid sequence MKRREFITKGGLVTAGIITTSSTLGALSKRFSSNNIVNIGIIGTGSRGSGLISVLNKIEGINVSAICDILPFQLEKGISRTKNKVNTYKDYKKLLENKDVDAVLIATPFSSHSTIAIDALDAGKHVYCEKTMAKGFTEIDNLVEKVAYSKLIFQTGHQYHSSKLYSHVVNLIKKGEIGQISSFECQWNRNGDWRRPVPNPSLERAINWRMYREYSGGLVAELCSHQIDFVYWVLGENPKKIMGTGGVDFWKDGRETFDNIHLIFEYPSGVKAKFTCLTNNSLGDYQIKVHGSKGTILLDYNNAWIYHEKGFKKEITDVDGVSGATANAYLQGKGYPIEISHLDPTKQALVDFRDSIIENKEPISNVYTGADTARSVQLSLDAMYNQNIQYWKK; translated from the coding sequence ATGAAAAGAAGAGAGTTTATAACTAAAGGAGGGCTTGTAACAGCCGGTATAATTACAACCTCATCAACTTTAGGAGCATTATCTAAAAGATTTAGTAGTAATAATATTGTTAATATTGGAATTATAGGCACTGGCAGTAGAGGTAGTGGACTCATTTCTGTTTTAAACAAAATTGAAGGTATAAATGTTTCTGCAATCTGTGATATTTTACCTTTTCAATTAGAAAAAGGTATTTCAAGAACTAAAAACAAAGTTAACACCTATAAGGATTACAAAAAATTATTAGAAAACAAAGATGTAGATGCCGTATTAATAGCAACACCCTTTAGTTCACATTCAACAATAGCTATTGATGCTTTAGACGCAGGAAAACACGTTTACTGTGAAAAGACTATGGCAAAAGGTTTTACTGAAATTGATAATCTTGTAGAGAAAGTAGCTTATTCTAAATTGATTTTTCAAACGGGGCACCAATATCATAGTTCTAAACTATACAGTCATGTTGTGAACCTAATAAAAAAGGGAGAAATTGGTCAAATATCTTCCTTTGAATGTCAATGGAATAGAAATGGAGATTGGAGAAGACCTGTTCCAAATCCTTCATTGGAACGTGCAATAAACTGGAGAATGTATCGGGAATACTCAGGTGGATTAGTAGCAGAATTATGCTCACATCAAATAGATTTTGTGTATTGGGTTTTAGGTGAAAATCCAAAAAAAATAATGGGAACTGGTGGTGTTGACTTTTGGAAAGATGGCAGAGAAACATTTGACAATATTCATTTAATCTTTGAATACCCTAGTGGTGTAAAAGCGAAATTCACATGCTTAACCAATAACTCTCTAGGCGATTATCAAATAAAAGTACATGGAAGTAAAGGCACTATACTACTAGATTACAATAATGCATGGATTTATCATGAAAAAGGATTTAAAAAAGAAATAACAGATGTAGATGGTGTTTCTGGAGCAACGGCTAACGCATATTTACAAGGCAAAGGTTATCCTATTGAAATATCTCATTTAGACCCAACTAAACAAGCTTTAGTTGATTTTAGAGATTCTATTATAGAAAACAAAGAACCTATTTCAAATGTATATACAGGAGCAGATACGGCAAGATCTGTTCAATTATCTTTAGATGCTATGTACAATCAAAATATTCAATATTGGAAAAAATAA
- the ilvA gene encoding threonine ammonia-lyase IlvA: MNKENKTYFPSIDNIKVAADTIKKVSAVTPLSHSIRYSKQFNANILLKREDLQQVRSYKIRGAYNKISSLTTKESANGVVCASAGNHAQGVALSCKLLKIKGTIYIPAPTPNQKVEQVKMFGEDYIEIKLVGDTYDDAYHAAMLECNQLKKTFIHPFNDEKVIEGQATIGLEILEQSDVPIDYVFIAVGGGGLAAGLSTVFKTLSPNTKIIGVEPEGAPSMTVSIKNNKNTELDHIEKFIDGAAVKRVGDLNFEICKANLHAMLTVPEGKVCETILELYNKDAIVVEPAGALSISALDFYADEIKGKNVVCVVSGSNNDITRTPEIKERALLYANLKHYFIINFPQRAGALKEFVVDILGENDDVTYFQYAKKTNRENGSAVVGVQLKSAYDLKPLIDRMKERNFYGDYLNDKPDLFEFLV; the protein is encoded by the coding sequence ATGAATAAGGAAAACAAAACATATTTTCCTAGTATAGATAATATTAAAGTAGCTGCCGATACCATTAAAAAAGTATCGGCAGTTACGCCTTTAAGCCATAGCATAAGATATTCAAAACAATTTAATGCTAATATTCTTTTAAAGCGCGAAGACTTGCAGCAAGTACGTTCTTATAAAATTAGAGGAGCTTATAACAAAATAAGCTCACTAACTACAAAAGAATCTGCAAATGGAGTCGTTTGTGCAAGTGCTGGTAATCATGCCCAAGGTGTTGCCCTATCGTGTAAATTATTAAAAATAAAAGGCACTATTTATATACCTGCACCAACACCAAATCAAAAAGTAGAGCAAGTTAAAATGTTTGGCGAAGATTATATTGAAATTAAATTAGTAGGTGATACGTATGATGATGCTTATCACGCTGCTATGTTAGAGTGTAATCAGCTAAAAAAAACATTTATACATCCTTTTAATGATGAAAAGGTTATTGAAGGACAAGCAACTATAGGCTTAGAGATTTTAGAACAAAGTGATGTTCCTATCGATTATGTTTTTATTGCTGTTGGTGGTGGAGGTTTAGCAGCGGGTTTATCAACTGTTTTTAAAACATTGTCACCAAATACAAAAATTATTGGTGTAGAGCCAGAAGGTGCTCCATCAATGACGGTTTCAATAAAAAACAACAAAAACACAGAGTTAGACCATATCGAAAAATTTATTGATGGTGCTGCTGTAAAACGTGTGGGCGATTTAAATTTTGAAATTTGTAAAGCAAATTTACATGCGATGTTAACAGTGCCAGAAGGTAAAGTTTGCGAAACTATTTTAGAACTTTATAATAAAGATGCTATAGTGGTAGAGCCTGCTGGAGCATTAAGTATATCTGCACTAGATTTTTATGCCGATGAAATAAAAGGTAAAAATGTAGTTTGTGTTGTAAGTGGGAGTAATAATGATATTACACGTACTCCAGAAATAAAAGAACGTGCTTTACTATACGCTAATTTAAAGCATTATTTTATTATAAATTTCCCTCAACGGGCAGGAGCGCTAAAAGAGTTTGTGGTTGATATTTTAGGCGAAAACGATGATGTTACTTACTTTCAGTATGCTAAAAAGACGAATCGAGAAAATGGTTCAGCTGTGGTTGGAGTTCAATTAAAATCGGCTTATGATTTAAAGCCTTTAATAGATCGTATGAAGGAGCGTAATTTTTATGGTGATTATCTAAATGACAAACCAGATTTGTTTGAGTTTTTGGTTTAA